Proteins encoded in a region of the Gallalistipes aquisgranensis genome:
- a CDS encoding serine hydrolase domain-containing protein, producing the protein MNLRSCTLIALCLLVFLPVRGKQLPEKLDRYIDSVMRAGLDRGYYPGASVAIGNRNGLLFERCYGHQDAERKIPVCTEDLYDLASCTKIVATTLAVMHLYDRKEIDINKRVGDYLPDFRGTVVDGIMLSQLLTHTSGLTNIQPYKILYRNPCGDPLLSYRRSADYPFHVDKSTYLCRNMVADSLFLSATPQKGFRTVCSRLYVNPAVDTLLTGEIVRSYRPANRGRYLYSDLNFHVLKMVIERITGQRLDRYVRPLYDRMDMHNTGFRPYEWKDSLHIVPTENDLLMRRGPLRGYTHDELAALSDNVGGNAGLFSCASDLSHFCEMILNRGVYRGTRILSSATVTLFTSSPLRPKGIYRALGFDRRAPSSPLYDGFGHTGYTGTMIWIDPGRDLFLVFLSNRVHPSRTNRGLIASGLRTKLWEELKKSFE; encoded by the coding sequence ATGAACTTACGTTCCTGTACTCTGATCGCTCTGTGTCTGCTGGTATTTCTGCCGGTACGGGGCAAACAATTGCCAGAAAAACTGGACCGGTACATAGACTCCGTCATGCGTGCAGGGTTGGACCGGGGCTATTATCCCGGAGCGTCCGTAGCGATCGGCAACCGGAACGGCCTACTGTTCGAACGGTGCTATGGCCATCAGGATGCGGAAAGGAAGATCCCGGTGTGTACCGAAGACCTCTACGATCTGGCTTCCTGCACGAAAATAGTCGCCACCACGCTGGCAGTCATGCATTTGTACGACAGGAAAGAGATCGACATAAACAAGCGGGTAGGGGACTATCTGCCCGATTTCCGGGGAACCGTCGTAGACGGCATCATGCTTTCCCAGTTACTCACTCACACTTCCGGCCTGACCAATATCCAGCCCTACAAAATCCTGTACAGGAATCCCTGCGGCGATCCGTTGCTCAGTTATCGCCGAAGCGCAGACTATCCTTTCCATGTGGACAAATCCACCTACCTGTGCCGGAATATGGTCGCCGACTCCCTTTTCCTCTCAGCCACTCCCCAAAAGGGGTTCCGGACGGTCTGCTCCCGGCTTTATGTGAATCCTGCGGTCGACACCCTGCTCACGGGCGAAATCGTCCGAAGTTATCGGCCGGCCAACCGGGGACGCTACCTGTACAGTGACTTGAATTTCCATGTGCTGAAAATGGTCATCGAACGGATCACGGGACAGAGGCTGGACCGTTACGTCCGTCCTTTGTACGACCGGATGGATATGCATAACACGGGATTCCGTCCCTATGAATGGAAAGACAGCCTGCACATCGTCCCGACCGAAAACGATCTGCTCATGCGCCGGGGCCCGCTCCGCGGATACACCCACGATGAATTGGCTGCCCTGTCCGACAACGTAGGAGGCAACGCCGGTCTCTTTTCGTGTGCAAGCGATCTTTCCCATTTCTGCGAAATGATTCTCAACCGGGGGGTCTACCGGGGAACAAGGATACTTTCGTCCGCAACGGTCACATTGTTCACTTCATCACCGCTTCGCCCGAAAGGAATCTACCGAGCGCTCGGGTTCGACCGCAGGGCTCCGTCCTCCCCCCTGTACGACGGATTCGGCCATACGGGCTACACCGGAACGATGATCTGGATCGACCCCGGCCGGGACCTTTTTCTGGTTTTTCTGAGCAACCGGGTCCATCCGTCCCGGACCAATCGGGGACTGATCGCGTCGGGCCTGCGTACGAAATTGTGGGAAGAATTGAAAAAGTCATTCGAATGA
- a CDS encoding beta-N-acetylhexosaminidase — MNKVKLHTIFLFLLFFSGNTSARVPNIIPAPVRMTVTEGGYSITPTTVIVAVDSVSLPLADYLNEYLSPMVGTPLSITVQPPAANAIVLAVNPRADLPAEGYRLSATRRGVDLTGKDRGGLFNGIQTLLQLLPETVYTRRTASPYPRIGCVEIKDYPRFSYRGMMLDVARTFIPIDRVKLYIDWLSHHKINKFHWHLADDEGWRVEIESYPQLARTAGFRGGDSPVKAIYGEWTRKYGGYYTQEEIREVVEFARFRNVEIIPEIDLPGHSRAVARVFPEILCRGPVDSTEAGYDRRNVWCASRESNYRMLEAILGEICDLFPSPYIHIGGDEVESSQWKACPDCRRLMHGKRPSVSQIADHFTERLGKILQARGKKMAVWNESVRSGRLTPQGKRIYGWESTEVCREVTRKGYRTVVMPGPYFYLDMREAPTEPGAIWAGMVNAERTYSFHFSSEGFSPEQMKQVEGVEAAFWSELGLSNPDGYMEFQHYPQLCALAEVGWSPSDTREWHDFRERLVRKHLARLASMGIRFRMFPPEVSYHKGNIAASAPIPETVIRYTTDGQEPDASSLLYSKPIQDTIPEKYLFKAFYLGRGSGSVTPSVRREIHIDSAATLTVTFPLHEMIDRNGLWYVGFPVPCDDVVVTRMEVASPDTTYTIIRHGWRINPFHRMRLYADARNRNGKLSVTLKNNDPKPCRLIFELAPSPYIEPAVILTSTLPQNVRFPFRNATDYNYTSYSRTRGTCHAGDSFTFTFREPVECRSMEVATGLHHMPRYHIISGFVEISPDGKTFRKADTLSAGRAVIYPEIPVKVLRIVSTSEGNGENAVAIQDLKIKPLKL; from the coding sequence ATGAATAAAGTCAAACTTCATACAATATTCCTTTTTTTGCTGTTTTTCAGCGGAAATACATCGGCCCGGGTACCGAATATCATTCCGGCTCCGGTTCGGATGACCGTCACGGAAGGAGGGTATTCCATCACCCCTACAACGGTCATTGTGGCAGTCGATTCCGTAAGTCTTCCTCTCGCCGATTATCTGAATGAATACCTGAGCCCGATGGTCGGGACGCCTTTGTCCATCACCGTACAGCCGCCGGCTGCCAATGCGATTGTGTTGGCCGTCAATCCCCGGGCCGACCTTCCAGCTGAGGGGTATCGGCTTTCGGCCACCCGTAGAGGAGTCGACCTGACAGGAAAAGATCGCGGAGGGCTGTTCAACGGCATTCAGACACTATTGCAACTGTTGCCCGAAACGGTCTATACGCGCCGAACGGCATCTCCGTATCCCCGAATCGGATGTGTCGAAATCAAAGATTATCCCCGTTTTTCTTATCGGGGCATGATGCTGGATGTGGCCCGCACATTCATTCCTATTGATCGGGTGAAACTTTACATAGACTGGCTCTCACACCATAAAATCAATAAATTCCACTGGCATTTAGCCGATGACGAAGGATGGCGGGTCGAAATCGAAAGTTATCCGCAACTGGCCCGGACGGCCGGATTTCGCGGCGGGGACTCACCCGTGAAGGCCATTTACGGAGAGTGGACACGGAAATACGGAGGATATTATACACAGGAAGAGATTCGGGAGGTAGTCGAATTCGCCCGTTTCCGCAATGTCGAAATCATCCCGGAAATCGACCTGCCGGGACACAGCCGGGCCGTCGCCCGGGTCTTTCCCGAGATTCTTTGCCGGGGCCCGGTAGACAGCACGGAGGCCGGATACGACCGTCGCAACGTGTGGTGCGCGTCCAGGGAATCGAACTATCGGATGCTCGAAGCCATTCTCGGGGAAATCTGCGATCTCTTCCCCTCTCCCTATATCCATATCGGCGGAGACGAAGTGGAGTCGTCTCAGTGGAAGGCCTGCCCCGATTGCCGCAGATTGATGCACGGGAAGCGCCCCTCTGTAAGTCAGATAGCCGATCATTTCACGGAAAGGCTCGGTAAAATACTGCAAGCCCGCGGCAAAAAGATGGCCGTATGGAATGAATCGGTTCGCAGCGGCCGCCTCACACCGCAGGGAAAACGGATATACGGATGGGAAAGTACGGAGGTCTGCCGGGAAGTCACCCGAAAAGGATACCGTACCGTCGTTATGCCAGGCCCCTATTTTTATCTCGACATGCGGGAGGCTCCGACGGAACCGGGAGCCATCTGGGCCGGCATGGTAAATGCGGAACGGACCTACTCGTTCCACTTTTCCTCCGAAGGTTTTTCTCCGGAACAGATGAAGCAGGTGGAGGGTGTAGAGGCCGCCTTCTGGAGCGAATTAGGGCTCTCCAATCCGGACGGTTACATGGAATTCCAGCACTATCCGCAACTTTGCGCCCTTGCGGAGGTCGGTTGGAGCCCTTCCGACACGAGGGAATGGCACGATTTCCGGGAACGCCTTGTCCGAAAGCATCTAGCCAGGCTCGCCTCCATGGGTATCCGTTTCCGCATGTTCCCTCCGGAAGTCTCTTACCATAAGGGCAACATCGCAGCATCTGCCCCTATACCGGAGACAGTCATCCGCTACACGACGGACGGACAGGAACCCGACGCGTCTTCACTATTGTACTCGAAACCCATACAGGATACGATTCCCGAAAAATATCTGTTCAAAGCATTCTATCTGGGACGGGGCAGCGGCTCCGTCACGCCTTCGGTACGCCGCGAAATCCACATCGACAGTGCAGCTACACTGACCGTAACGTTTCCGCTGCATGAGATGATCGACCGCAACGGATTATGGTACGTGGGATTTCCCGTTCCCTGTGATGATGTGGTGGTCACCCGGATGGAAGTCGCTTCACCCGACACGACCTACACCATCATCCGGCATGGATGGAGAATCAATCCGTTCCACCGGATGCGTCTGTACGCAGACGCACGCAACCGAAACGGCAAGTTGTCCGTCACGCTGAAAAACAACGATCCCAAACCTTGCAGGCTGATATTCGAACTCGCGCCGTCTCCGTACATAGAACCGGCGGTCATTCTCACCTCCACATTGCCACAAAACGTCCGGTTCCCCTTCAGGAATGCAACCGATTACAACTATACGAGTTATTCGCGGACACGTGGAACCTGTCATGCGGGAGACTCATTCACTTTTACGTTTCGGGAACCGGTGGAGTGCCGTAGTATGGAAGTTGCAACTGGACTGCATCACATGCCGCGATACCACATCATTTCAGGATTCGTGGAAATCAGTCCGGACGGCAAGACTTTCCGAAAAGCGGATACGCTGTCGGCCGGGCGTGCCGTTATTTATCCTGAGATTCCCGTCAAAGTCCTGCGTATCGTATCGACGAGCGAAGGCAACGGTGAAAATGCCGTTGCCATCCAGGACCTGAAGATCAAACCGCTAAAACTATGA
- a CDS encoding exo-beta-N-acetylmuramidase NamZ family protein, translating to MNRILAFFIGLLFPLAASCQDSVVTGAQRMGEYLPLLQGKKVGVLTNHTGLIGSTHLVDTLLSEGVHITAVFAPEHGFRGHADAGEKVAGYRDPETGLPVISLYGADRKPRREDIASVDIMLFDLQDVGLRYYTYLSTLHYLMETCAETGTPLIVLDRPNPNGFYVDGPLLDPKFRSFVGMHRIPVVHGMTLGELAGMINGEGWLAGGIKCPLTVVRCRHYTHQTRYELPVRPSPNLPNMRAVYLYPSLCYFEGTPVSVGRGTDFPFQVFGHPMLKGQTFSFTPRSLSGAKNPPLKDKVCFGVDLRHAPCDEKIIQEGINLKYVIEAYRQMPDKEHFFNPMFEKLIGVSYVREMIEAGKNAAEIEAMWSEGIVRFKKQRKPYLLYDE from the coding sequence TTGAATAGAATACTTGCCTTTTTCATCGGCCTGCTTTTTCCTCTGGCCGCTTCATGCCAGGATTCCGTCGTGACGGGAGCCCAGCGAATGGGGGAGTACCTGCCTTTACTTCAGGGGAAGAAGGTCGGAGTATTGACCAACCACACCGGGCTGATCGGAAGTACCCATCTTGTCGATACCCTGCTGTCCGAGGGTGTCCACATCACGGCCGTTTTCGCACCCGAGCACGGGTTCCGCGGCCATGCCGATGCGGGGGAAAAAGTGGCAGGCTACCGAGACCCCGAAACCGGCCTTCCCGTCATCTCCCTCTACGGAGCCGATCGCAAACCCCGTCGTGAAGACATCGCCTCCGTGGACATCATGCTGTTCGATCTGCAGGACGTCGGGCTGAGGTATTACACCTATCTCTCCACGCTTCACTACCTGATGGAGACTTGTGCGGAGACCGGCACACCGCTGATCGTGCTCGACCGGCCCAATCCGAACGGATTTTATGTGGACGGCCCTTTGCTCGATCCGAAATTCCGCTCTTTCGTCGGGATGCATCGGATTCCGGTCGTCCACGGCATGACATTGGGCGAGTTGGCCGGCATGATCAACGGCGAGGGCTGGCTCGCCGGAGGCATCAAATGTCCGCTGACGGTCGTCCGTTGCCGACACTACACCCATCAGACCAGATACGAACTTCCGGTCCGTCCGTCGCCCAATCTGCCGAACATGCGGGCCGTGTATCTTTATCCCTCCCTCTGCTATTTCGAAGGAACGCCTGTCAGCGTCGGCCGGGGTACGGATTTTCCGTTCCAGGTATTCGGACATCCTATGCTGAAAGGGCAGACCTTTTCATTCACACCCCGCAGTCTGTCAGGAGCCAAAAATCCTCCCCTCAAGGACAAAGTTTGTTTCGGGGTCGATCTTCGTCACGCCCCTTGCGATGAGAAGATCATCCAGGAAGGAATAAATTTGAAATATGTGATCGAAGCCTATCGGCAGATGCCGGATAAAGAGCATTTTTTCAATCCGATGTTCGAAAAGCTCATCGGGGTCTCTTATGTTCGGGAGATGATCGAGGCAGGCAAGAATGCGGCAGAGATCGAAGCGATGTGGTCCGAAGGCATAGTCCGGTTCAAGAAACAGCGCAAGCCTTACTTGTTGTACGATGAATAA
- the glmS gene encoding glutamine--fructose-6-phosphate transaminase (isomerizing): MCGIVGYVGFREAYPVLIKGLHRLEYRGYDSAGVALVNEKGDLNVYKHRGKVAELERFAESKDIAGHIGIAHTRWATHGEPNDANAHPHYSESENLALIHNGIIENYGLLKEALIQNGFRFRSNTDTEVLVQLIEYVMQTNRCSLLEAVQTALREVIGAYAIAVVEKGNRDRIIAARKSSPLVVGLGNDEYFLASDATPIVEYTDKVVYLNDEEIAVIERGKPLRVVGLNNAEAKFDIKKLSMSISQLEKGGYPHFMLKEIYEQPRTIIDCIRGRVNIDGTHVVLSGVLDNKERFLHAGRIIIVACGTSWHAGLIGEHLIEDLCRIPVEVEYASEFRYRNPVIRPDDVVIAVSQSGETADTLAAVELAKRQGAFIFGICNVVGSSIARATDSGAYIHVGPEIGVASTKAFTGQVTVMTMLALTLAKEKGTIEEERYLEILGHLQKLPSLIGEVLELDEQIKDLSKIFTYCHNFIYLGRGYNYPAALEGALKLKEISYIHAEGYPAAEMKHGPIALIDNEMPVIVIAPSDSIYEKTVSNIQEIKARGGKVIAVISAGDHTVRNIADYCIEVPTVTECLSPILASVPLQLLAYHIAVNKGRDVDQPRNLAKSVTVE, encoded by the coding sequence ATGTGCGGAATCGTTGGATACGTCGGATTCCGGGAAGCCTACCCGGTTCTGATCAAAGGCCTTCACAGACTGGAATACAGAGGATACGACAGTGCCGGAGTGGCGCTCGTCAACGAAAAAGGCGATCTGAATGTCTATAAACACAGAGGAAAGGTAGCGGAGCTGGAACGCTTCGCGGAGTCGAAGGATATTGCGGGCCATATCGGGATAGCCCACACCCGCTGGGCCACACACGGCGAACCGAACGACGCGAATGCCCATCCGCACTATTCGGAGAGCGAAAACCTTGCGTTGATCCACAACGGTATTATCGAAAATTACGGTCTGCTGAAAGAGGCATTGATTCAAAACGGGTTCCGTTTCCGCAGCAATACCGACACGGAAGTGCTCGTACAACTGATCGAATATGTCATGCAGACCAACCGGTGCTCTCTGTTGGAAGCCGTACAGACGGCGCTGAGGGAAGTGATCGGGGCATACGCCATCGCCGTGGTCGAGAAAGGCAATCGGGACCGCATCATCGCCGCCCGCAAAAGCAGCCCTTTGGTGGTCGGCCTCGGCAACGACGAATATTTCCTTGCATCGGATGCCACGCCGATCGTGGAATACACGGACAAAGTGGTATATCTGAACGACGAGGAGATTGCCGTGATCGAACGGGGAAAGCCGCTCCGCGTGGTCGGCCTGAACAACGCCGAAGCCAAGTTCGACATAAAAAAACTTTCGATGAGCATCAGTCAGCTGGAAAAGGGCGGCTATCCCCATTTCATGCTCAAGGAAATCTACGAACAACCCAGGACGATTATCGACTGCATACGGGGACGTGTGAATATCGACGGAACTCATGTCGTACTTTCGGGCGTACTCGACAATAAGGAACGTTTTCTTCATGCGGGACGAATCATTATCGTGGCATGCGGGACTTCGTGGCATGCAGGGCTGATAGGGGAACATCTGATCGAAGACCTCTGCCGCATTCCCGTCGAAGTGGAATATGCTTCCGAATTCCGTTACCGGAACCCCGTGATCCGTCCGGACGATGTCGTGATTGCCGTGTCTCAATCGGGAGAAACAGCCGATACATTGGCCGCCGTCGAACTGGCCAAAAGACAAGGTGCATTTATCTTCGGCATTTGCAATGTGGTCGGCTCCTCGATCGCGCGGGCGACCGATTCGGGCGCCTATATCCACGTGGGACCGGAGATCGGAGTCGCGTCCACCAAGGCTTTCACCGGCCAGGTAACGGTCATGACCATGCTTGCCCTCACTCTTGCCAAAGAAAAGGGAACCATCGAAGAGGAGCGGTATCTGGAGATACTCGGTCATCTGCAGAAACTGCCATCCCTGATCGGCGAAGTGCTCGAGCTCGACGAACAGATCAAAGACCTGTCCAAAATATTCACCTACTGTCATAACTTCATCTACCTGGGGCGCGGCTACAACTATCCGGCAGCTCTCGAAGGAGCGTTGAAGCTCAAGGAGATTTCCTATATCCATGCGGAAGGATACCCTGCCGCCGAGATGAAGCATGGACCGATTGCATTGATTGACAATGAGATGCCCGTAATCGTAATTGCTCCGTCAGATAGCATTTACGAAAAAACCGTCAGCAACATCCAGGAAATCAAAGCCCGCGGAGGCAAGGTAATCGCCGTCATTTCCGCAGGGGACCATACAGTCCGGAACATAGCAGACTACTGCATCGAGGTGCCGACTGTTACGGAGTGCCTTTCTCCCATTCTCGCTTCGGTGCCACTCCAGTTGCTGGCCTATCACATTGCTGTCAATAAAGGACGTGATGTAGACCAACCCCGAAATCTTGCCAAATCCGTTACCGTTGAATAG
- the mazG gene encoding nucleoside triphosphate pyrophosphohydrolase, with amino-acid sequence MEDRRLEAFARLLDIMDELRVKCPWDRKQTFQSLRNNTIEETYELADAIADNDMESIREELGDLLLHVVFYSKLGDEQNAFDIGDVANAICDKLIYRHPHVFADVHADTPDEVMQNWEQLKLKEKHKKKGVLGGVPRSLPAMVKAFRIGEKAASAGFDWEKKEDVWAKVKEEIGEVQQEMDRAGSASFDREKLQEEFGDLFFAMINAARLYHVDPELALEHSNKKFIRRFGYIEDRAQAEGKPLGSMTLDEMEALWQEAKKSE; translated from the coding sequence ATGGAAGACAGAAGGCTGGAGGCATTCGCCCGGTTGCTCGACATCATGGACGAGCTGAGGGTGAAATGTCCCTGGGACCGGAAGCAGACGTTCCAGTCGCTCCGGAACAATACGATCGAGGAGACTTACGAACTGGCGGATGCGATCGCCGACAACGACATGGAAAGCATCAGGGAAGAGTTGGGCGACCTGTTGCTCCATGTGGTGTTCTATTCGAAGCTGGGAGACGAACAGAATGCGTTCGACATCGGCGATGTAGCCAATGCGATCTGCGACAAACTGATTTACCGGCATCCTCACGTGTTCGCTGACGTTCATGCCGATACACCTGACGAGGTCATGCAGAACTGGGAGCAGCTGAAGCTGAAGGAGAAGCACAAGAAGAAAGGCGTGTTGGGCGGTGTGCCCCGCAGTCTGCCCGCCATGGTCAAAGCTTTCCGGATCGGGGAAAAGGCGGCCTCGGCCGGTTTCGATTGGGAGAAAAAAGAGGATGTATGGGCCAAAGTGAAGGAGGAGATAGGCGAGGTGCAGCAGGAGATGGACCGGGCAGGATCGGCGTCATTCGACAGGGAGAAACTGCAGGAAGAATTCGGCGATCTGTTCTTTGCCATGATCAATGCCGCAAGGCTCTACCATGTTGATCCCGAGTTAGCGCTGGAGCACTCCAACAAAAAGTTTATCCGTCGGTTCGGCTATATCGAAGACCGTGCGCAGGCAGAAGGAAAACCGCTCGGCTCGATGACGCTCGACGAGATGGAGGCCCTTTGGCAAGAAGCGAAAAAATCGGAATAG
- a CDS encoding gamma carbonic anhydrase family protein: protein MAIIKSVRGFDPKIGKNTFLAENATIIGDVTIGEDCSIWFGAVLRGDVNTITLGDRVNIQDGAVIHTLYKRSQTHIGNDVSVGHNAVIHGARIEDKCLIGIGSTILDNAVVGTGCIVAANALVLSNAVLEPNSVYAGVPARKVKDVTPEQRKEIIERIAHDYRMYASWYKE, encoded by the coding sequence ATGGCTATTATCAAAAGTGTAAGAGGATTCGATCCAAAGATCGGGAAAAATACCTTTCTGGCAGAGAATGCCACGATTATCGGTGATGTGACTATCGGGGAGGATTGCAGCATCTGGTTCGGAGCTGTTCTCCGCGGAGATGTCAATACCATTACTCTCGGCGACCGGGTGAACATACAGGACGGTGCGGTGATTCATACGCTCTACAAACGCTCCCAAACGCATATCGGGAACGATGTTTCGGTAGGACACAATGCCGTGATTCATGGGGCCCGTATCGAAGACAAGTGTCTGATCGGGATCGGTTCCACGATTCTCGACAATGCGGTCGTAGGGACCGGATGTATCGTGGCTGCCAATGCTCTGGTGCTTTCGAACGCCGTGTTGGAACCCAACAGCGTGTACGCCGGCGTTCCTGCCAGAAAAGTGAAAGATGTCACACCCGAACAACGGAAGGAGATCATCGAGCGTATCGCGCACGATTACAGGATGTACGCATCCTGGTATAAGGAGTAA
- a CDS encoding sensor histidine kinase — MSINFLISVAISLIVNFSYFIFYLGSNTSVTGHRPPRVPMEDSSVFLILQVLYFIVLSFILLSLTTANLRKKSSSKFVVQLLYCVLVCVAFYFITPNLTRSGEIDIQMNARRIFSPMLTLKSCFTLIVAVLYGKIFELVYQKQHIVIENQLLKNENLQTRYNMLINQINPHFFFNSLNSLSMLVRAGQNDGALTYIDRLSDTFRYIIQNGSQGLTTLGEELKFLDAYKYLHEVRYADKLFFDIEIDENLKRWQLPSMSLQPLIENAVKHNSITRSRPFHVSIRTQREFLIVSNPIIPKIDAPGSTGIGLKNLSSRYVLLTGREIVVKRSAEEFSVELPLIPPQPCV; from the coding sequence GTGAGCATCAATTTTCTGATCTCCGTGGCGATCAGTCTGATCGTCAACTTCTCCTATTTCATTTTCTATCTGGGAAGCAACACCTCCGTAACAGGACATCGACCGCCGAGGGTGCCGATGGAGGATTCCAGTGTTTTTCTGATTCTTCAGGTGCTTTACTTTATCGTTTTGTCATTCATTCTGCTCTCCCTTACGACGGCCAATCTGCGCAAGAAAAGTTCCTCGAAATTCGTCGTTCAATTGCTCTACTGCGTATTGGTTTGTGTGGCGTTCTATTTCATCACACCCAACCTTACCCGCAGCGGAGAAATCGACATTCAGATGAACGCCCGGCGCATATTCAGCCCGATGCTGACATTGAAGAGTTGTTTTACGCTGATCGTAGCCGTGTTGTACGGCAAGATTTTCGAATTGGTTTATCAGAAACAGCATATAGTGATCGAAAACCAACTGCTGAAAAACGAAAATCTGCAAACCCGTTATAATATGTTGATTAACCAGATTAATCCGCACTTTTTCTTCAACTCGCTCAACTCGCTTTCGATGCTGGTGCGGGCGGGGCAGAACGACGGGGCGCTGACCTACATCGACCGCCTCTCCGACACGTTCCGCTATATCATTCAGAACGGAAGCCAGGGTCTCACCACGCTCGGTGAGGAGCTTAAATTTCTGGATGCCTACAAATACCTGCATGAGGTGCGCTATGCGGACAAACTGTTTTTCGACATCGAGATAGACGAAAACCTGAAACGATGGCAACTGCCTTCCATGTCGCTTCAGCCTCTGATAGAAAATGCCGTAAAACACAATAGCATAACCCGTTCCAGACCGTTTCATGTCTCGATTCGCACTCAAAGGGAATTTCTGATCGTTTCCAATCCGATCATTCCCAAGATTGATGCTCCGGGCAGCACGGGCATCGGGTTGAAAAACCTGTCGAGCCGTTATGTGTTGTTGACCGGCCGGGAGATTGTCGTGAAACGTTCGGCGGAAGAATTCTCTGTCGAACTCCCTCTGATACCGCCCCAGCCATGCGTGTGA